A region of Myxococcus stipitatus DSM 14675 DNA encodes the following proteins:
- a CDS encoding Ig-like domain-containing protein, with translation MKRLLSPALLLLVTSACLSIPGVEQVEPDSGSPDGGDVGAGNPDSGPPVEALAARFVSPEAVTHARGTVLIQAEVRGAPSAVELLIDEGAGVLLSAPYAFEWDTTQVPEGTHRIKVRATKGAQVVETEERTVFVDRTAPTVMARTPAPQAKNVSVREAITLSFSERIAEQSVTPETLKLLVNQGPQEATRTLSSDGMTVTISPKATLSVPNVASVEATSGITDLAGNALVLPQEVWSWELPAMRVEATIDLSRQFAPFPPAAFVLDDLSNPILAHATNYDFAVSHWSNSTWNSLGKVLSASFLANPSIKRLHDGTLFIAITQSQRQFLSLYRRVGAVWFPLESDRPISPEYSPYSLSVTQNKLLGIAFSAADAPGRLEIRQWNGSTSAPMGAPIEMTDPQLRAGSPSLHLDDNGKHVVAWTEVSSGGTFGNIRARQWNGTEWIALGDKINNLPTPGLPKEGGSPSVQLDAEGIPTVAWIGAIPRIKFETSQHYGIYVHKWNGFFWEQQGEYLRCDNDPMSRSTNVKNPTLRFTKNGRAIVAWSEATSIPIICLSFWDGTRWARLSDTSAIPHPLRHDFQIELDDQDRPVIAGFFEGPPPYNTFSVIARVNQ, from the coding sequence ATGAAACGACTTCTCTCCCCCGCGTTGCTGCTCCTCGTCACATCCGCCTGCCTTTCCATCCCGGGAGTCGAGCAGGTCGAACCTGATTCCGGGAGTCCCGACGGAGGAGATGTCGGAGCGGGCAACCCGGACTCCGGGCCCCCCGTAGAGGCCCTTGCGGCCCGGTTCGTCTCGCCCGAGGCCGTGACACATGCGCGAGGAACGGTGCTCATCCAGGCCGAGGTCCGCGGGGCGCCCAGCGCGGTGGAGTTGTTGATTGATGAGGGGGCGGGTGTGCTGCTGTCCGCCCCTTACGCCTTCGAGTGGGACACCACCCAGGTTCCAGAAGGAACACACAGGATCAAGGTCCGCGCCACCAAGGGGGCACAGGTCGTCGAGACCGAGGAGCGGACGGTCTTCGTCGACCGGACGGCGCCGACGGTCATGGCGAGGACTCCGGCACCTCAGGCGAAGAACGTCTCCGTGCGAGAGGCCATCACGCTGAGCTTCTCGGAGCGAATCGCGGAGCAGAGCGTGACGCCGGAGACTCTCAAGCTGCTCGTCAATCAGGGGCCGCAGGAGGCCACGCGCACGCTCTCTTCCGACGGGATGACGGTCACGATCTCGCCGAAGGCGACCCTCAGCGTCCCGAATGTGGCATCCGTGGAGGCAACGTCTGGCATCACGGACCTCGCAGGCAATGCGCTGGTCCTTCCGCAGGAGGTTTGGTCGTGGGAGCTGCCAGCCATGAGGGTTGAGGCCACCATCGACCTTTCGAGGCAGTTCGCCCCTTTTCCGCCTGCCGCATTTGTACTGGACGACCTGAGCAATCCCATCCTGGCGCATGCAACCAACTACGACTTCGCCGTCTCACATTGGAGCAACTCGACGTGGAACTCCTTGGGCAAGGTGCTCTCGGCCAGCTTCCTGGCGAATCCAAGCATCAAGAGGCTTCACGACGGAACCCTATTCATTGCCATCACACAGTCTCAACGCCAATTTCTCTCACTCTATCGACGAGTCGGAGCAGTTTGGTTCCCCCTTGAGTCTGATCGCCCCATCAGCCCTGAGTATTCCCCGTACTCTCTGAGCGTCACCCAGAACAAGCTACTCGGCATTGCCTTCTCAGCAGCAGATGCTCCGGGACGGCTCGAGATTCGACAATGGAATGGGTCCACCTCTGCTCCCATGGGTGCACCTATCGAAATGACAGACCCTCAGCTCAGAGCAGGCTCCCCTTCACTCCATCTCGACGACAATGGAAAGCATGTCGTTGCATGGACGGAAGTCAGCAGCGGCGGCACGTTCGGCAACATCCGCGCCCGCCAATGGAATGGCACGGAGTGGATCGCACTTGGAGACAAGATCAACAACCTTCCCACACCAGGACTCCCAAAGGAGGGAGGTAGCCCTTCCGTGCAGCTCGATGCAGAGGGGATTCCGACAGTGGCTTGGATTGGAGCGATTCCTCGCATCAAATTTGAAACATCACAACACTATGGCATCTATGTTCACAAATGGAACGGCTTCTTCTGGGAACAGCAAGGAGAGTACCTGCGGTGTGACAATGACCCAATGAGCCGATCAACGAATGTAAAGAATCCAACCCTCAGGTTCACCAAGAATGGGCGTGCCATTGTTGCCTGGTCCGAGGCCACATCAATCCCCATAATCTGCCTCAGCTTTTGGGACGGGACGCGCTGGGCTCGTCTCAGTGACACATCAGCAATACCACACCCCCTCAGACACGACTTCCAGATAGAGCTCGACGACCAAGACCGTCCGGTCATCGCAGGGTTCTTTGAAGGCCCTCCTCCCTACAACACGTTCTCCGTCATCGCGCGGGTCAATCAATAA
- a CDS encoding carboxypeptidase-like regulatory domain-containing protein, producing the protein MKKHLVMAVVPFLALGCGDDFKDENGDGIADGVREPDNVTVVTPATPKGTISGQVLTSDLKPLTEATVEVTIGSSATPLSATTDAKGNFTFKDVPAGSQVLLTFGKSGYATLRATATIPGEAGNVPLNNANVSFGPVTLTRLDGSLRFLLVTPQGRPAANVRATLEANPAGNITLDNNDVNLSIVSTVTVEATSDEQGALVFQNIPNAHEMVRYTGNVTSRYRLWVSSVDSNGDGVPESNGYVASYTASEVIAQGTTRILNLPASRPTGAALVVESSNVATLRAATNTEPLRNMVRPGEPIYLYFNQPVQQSSLMARLTDEYFKESLPVTVALGNGGYSATITPGNGVVQVGKEYNIDLRAVSSETGDVYSSKGFFFGGDAGTVTPITIAEARYQETSVAAPASQQLNPGELVYISFSAPLLPPSGSALVYFGDLNGDGLSGNAPGEIGHPSPGFPLYMAEPEEPYATRVVNPEQPVFPFSTSSISSRYVFAYQSVPGGPTVSLNLAPATVRIMVAFSKLGVQGVAGSYESIWGQAIVGDLAHNGVLIQPAPTPPPPAP; encoded by the coding sequence ATGAAGAAGCATCTGGTTATGGCCGTGGTGCCGTTCCTGGCGCTGGGGTGCGGGGACGATTTCAAGGACGAGAACGGCGATGGAATCGCCGACGGTGTGCGTGAGCCCGATAACGTCACGGTGGTGACGCCGGCGACGCCGAAGGGGACCATCTCGGGCCAGGTGCTGACGTCAGACCTCAAGCCGCTGACCGAGGCGACGGTGGAGGTCACCATCGGCAGCTCGGCGACGCCGCTCTCGGCGACGACGGACGCCAAGGGCAACTTCACGTTCAAGGACGTCCCGGCCGGCTCCCAGGTGCTGTTGACGTTCGGGAAGTCGGGCTACGCGACGCTGCGCGCGACGGCGACGATTCCTGGCGAGGCGGGCAATGTGCCCCTCAACAACGCCAACGTGAGCTTTGGTCCCGTGACGCTGACGCGTCTGGACGGCTCGCTGCGCTTCCTGCTGGTGACCCCGCAGGGCCGTCCCGCCGCGAACGTCCGCGCGACGCTCGAGGCCAATCCGGCGGGCAACATCACGTTGGACAACAACGACGTCAACCTGAGCATCGTGAGCACGGTGACGGTCGAGGCGACGTCCGACGAGCAGGGCGCGCTGGTGTTCCAGAACATCCCCAACGCGCACGAGATGGTGCGCTACACGGGCAACGTGACGAGCCGCTACCGCCTGTGGGTGTCCTCGGTGGACTCCAACGGTGACGGCGTGCCGGAGAGCAACGGCTACGTCGCGTCGTACACGGCGTCGGAAGTGATTGCCCAGGGCACCACGCGAATCCTCAACCTGCCGGCCTCGCGGCCGACGGGCGCGGCGCTGGTGGTCGAATCCTCCAACGTGGCGACCCTGCGGGCCGCGACCAACACCGAGCCGCTCCGCAACATGGTGCGCCCTGGTGAGCCCATCTATCTGTACTTCAACCAGCCTGTTCAGCAGAGCTCGCTGATGGCGCGCCTGACGGATGAGTATTTCAAGGAGTCGCTGCCGGTCACGGTGGCCCTGGGCAATGGTGGCTACAGTGCAACCATCACGCCTGGCAATGGCGTCGTCCAGGTCGGGAAGGAGTACAATATCGACCTGCGCGCCGTTTCTTCGGAGACGGGTGATGTCTACTCGAGCAAGGGCTTCTTCTTCGGAGGTGATGCGGGCACGGTGACCCCCATCACCATCGCTGAGGCCCGCTACCAAGAGACCTCGGTGGCGGCACCTGCCTCTCAGCAGCTCAATCCGGGTGAGCTGGTATACATCAGCTTCAGTGCCCCCCTGCTTCCTCCCAGCGGAAGCGCCCTTGTCTACTTCGGCGACCTCAACGGCGACGGGCTTTCTGGAAACGCGCCGGGCGAGATTGGCCACCCCTCACCTGGGTTTCCGCTGTACATGGCCGAGCCAGAGGAGCCCTACGCGACGCGCGTGGTCAACCCTGAGCAACCTGTCTTCCCGTTCAGCACGTCCAGCATCAGCTCGCGATACGTGTTCGCCTACCAGTCAGTTCCTGGCGGTCCCACCGTTTCCCTCAACCTGGCGCCCGCCACGGTTCGGATCATGGTGGCCTTCTCGAAGCTGGGGGTTCAAGGCGTCGCGGGTTCCTACGAGAGCATCTGGGGGCAGGCCATTGTTGGCGACCTTGCTCACAATGGGGTTCTGATTCAGCCGGCCCCGACTCCTCCTCCCCCTGCTCCGTAG
- a CDS encoding HIT family protein, with protein MMDVNEPCLGCAIARGEHRPVGGIIARAPGLVLHGIAGPSPVPGWVVISSEQHARAWYDLDDATARELGGFAARVMRAQREALGAEHAYAFAIGDVLRHCHLHLVPRYRETPQRLWGRAVFDAPPADHLPAEALEAAARKLAAALSD; from the coding sequence ATGATGGATGTGAATGAGCCATGTCTCGGGTGTGCCATCGCGCGCGGCGAGCATCGCCCTGTGGGCGGAATCATCGCCCGGGCCCCTGGACTGGTTTTGCATGGAATCGCCGGCCCCAGCCCCGTGCCCGGCTGGGTCGTCATCTCGAGCGAGCAACATGCTCGCGCCTGGTACGACCTCGATGATGCCACCGCCCGCGAGCTGGGCGGCTTCGCCGCGCGGGTCATGCGCGCCCAACGCGAAGCCCTGGGCGCCGAGCACGCCTACGCCTTCGCCATCGGCGACGTGCTTCGTCACTGCCACCTGCACCTGGTGCCCCGCTACCGCGAGACCCCCCAGCGCCTGTGGGGCCGCGCCGTGTTCGACGCGCCCCCCGCCGACCACCTCCCAGCCGAGGCGCTGGAGGCCGCGGCACGCAAGCTCGCCGCCGCACTGTCGGACTGA
- a CDS encoding response regulator, producing the protein MKKRTANSVDEAQALATPARAEAGDRARVLVVDDFDDAREMYAEYLEFVGFDVVTARDGLEAVQKAQEGTPDIILMDLSLPILDGWEATRRIKQDSRTRDIPVMALTGHVLAGNAENAKEAGADEFVAKPCLPQDLESKIRNMLKSSRNFVKE; encoded by the coding sequence ATGAAGAAGAGAACAGCCAACTCAGTTGATGAAGCCCAGGCCCTGGCGACCCCCGCTCGAGCAGAGGCGGGTGACCGTGCTCGAGTCCTCGTCGTGGATGATTTCGACGATGCCCGCGAGATGTATGCCGAGTACCTGGAGTTCGTCGGCTTCGACGTGGTCACCGCGCGTGATGGCCTGGAGGCGGTCCAGAAGGCTCAGGAGGGCACCCCGGACATCATCCTGATGGACCTGTCGCTGCCCATCTTGGACGGTTGGGAAGCGACGCGGCGCATCAAGCAAGACTCCCGGACCCGGGACATTCCCGTCATGGCGCTGACGGGACATGTCCTCGCTGGAAATGCGGAGAACGCGAAGGAGGCCGGCGCGGATGAGTTTGTCGCCAAGCCGTGCTTGCCCCAGGACCTCGAGAGCAAGATTCGAAACATGCTCAAGTCGAGCAGGAACTTCGTGAAGGAGTGA
- a CDS encoding AAA domain-containing protein — protein sequence MSSESRNRVLEKMLERLYAALASGPSLNCRPHHSRQRLDLSTLSRLDGTPPHEVLASLLGEKAQARLSVKPPETLKAPPRDGTSVPLDDTVSLDDTAPSLTSEDTPPRTRAEEEQQALLRKLAAIVEDARIFEQDTGAHVLHVGFPLLHLPPSPKDKRGFGTRRVLAPIAFVPVRITLKKGRAPSVELEGAEEGVDRVAPNTALLAWLEQQTGQRFSNLFADDTGADPWREVQELVTLVAKALELPTPAPFTAETLLSPVPRNDNDDGDTRASILPSAVLGLYPLSNQSLVDDMRALVDGEPISGPLESFLRVDVSLGQSAHSGGGERNLEGLKRAAEERLVSIADPCQARAVRLARSSRGLVIHGPPGTGKSQTIANAIGDHLARGERVLFVCDKRTALDVVKHRLDHMGLGTLCAVVHDAQRDQRDLYMGIREQLDTLPEARTNAAITKELARVDDELQTLHDELTTAERALSERPAGDTEPSFHELVGQWLSLDAPAELAPSTASLASARLAEVTPRERETREVLERALKEGYPDNPWRESLGVDLSTYLATPLGTYRERLSTAVDAAREADAVASPDIPTFGAEPEAEGAARATFAEQLASVLETTSPESLARWGSASVDSVRTAKAQLESLAPQVKVLSEGPLDTELALIHREQPQALGALSTALAALSAYLGIASKWYAFFCFARKAGARKVLQQFGLTLGALTAERVSRFLTGARARALLGEFHRSALVPGAASNTSLPDETLSRDLRAHGALFELLDTLHGTPLLASCREAVRAALMGDAAARTALLSGLRQSPTRGSAVARLEKQLTATGLFSTPWLDLRSRELRAGGKLSPVATSLQSRLSTVEGLLRMRVLLSGMPSALATAVEALARQGVDVETGWTTVLKSTLAAEVSSRLRENPALQHIDADRTQSTQSRYRVLEEKKRSLVRDAILHRWTQRQRERLLAGTGGRLNSQGAELRRRLMLRGERAMRVRQVIATGLEQEGGDPLFDARPVWMASPQTVAQIFPRRPIFDVVIFDESSQCRLEEALPVLTRARRVVIAGDPKQLPPTRFFESAVVQSQEVESDTEQGLFEDQQSEVEDLLSAALNLDIDQCYLDVHYRSQNADLIAFSNEHFYDKRLQAIPAHPSHRAPHAPLSLRPVGGTYEKRVNVIEARAVGQLVKELLARAEPPSIGIACFNLSQRDAITDVLDEMAAEDSAFATRLAAARTRRGAGSFEGLFVKNLENVQGDERDHLIISTTYGPDRQGRFYRRFGPLGSAGGGRRLNVLVTRARQQVHLVTSIPRDVYTALPPVESGRQPNGGWLLFAYLQFAENLAQLHAEATREPSAQIQPTSREVIVRERETEAGSTFARALAQHLAQRHQLSSDVHWGNDGFCVDIALQHPTSPGDVTVGLLCDGTRYPKAVDRVEWDLFRSAVLEGQGWKLVRLWTPHFFRDPEGATTQVLQTVGDLLMRQAAPPQDTDASKPRVMH from the coding sequence GTGTCGTCCGAGTCCCGCAACCGCGTCCTCGAGAAGATGCTCGAGCGGCTCTATGCCGCGCTCGCGTCCGGACCGAGCCTCAACTGCCGCCCCCACCACAGCCGCCAGCGACTGGACCTCTCCACGCTGAGCCGCCTGGACGGCACCCCACCCCATGAGGTGCTGGCCTCCCTCCTCGGAGAGAAGGCCCAGGCCCGGCTCTCGGTGAAGCCTCCCGAGACCCTCAAGGCACCTCCTCGCGACGGCACGAGCGTCCCGCTGGACGACACCGTCTCCCTGGATGACACCGCGCCCTCGCTCACCTCGGAGGACACTCCGCCCCGGACCCGTGCCGAGGAGGAGCAACAGGCCCTGCTGCGCAAGCTCGCCGCCATCGTCGAGGACGCTCGCATCTTCGAGCAGGACACCGGTGCGCATGTCCTCCACGTCGGCTTCCCCTTGCTGCACCTGCCCCCGAGTCCCAAGGACAAGCGAGGCTTTGGCACCCGGCGAGTGCTCGCCCCCATCGCCTTCGTCCCCGTGCGCATCACCCTGAAGAAGGGGCGCGCGCCTTCCGTGGAGCTCGAAGGCGCCGAGGAAGGCGTGGACCGCGTCGCCCCGAACACCGCGCTGCTCGCCTGGTTGGAACAACAGACCGGCCAGCGCTTCAGCAACCTCTTCGCCGATGACACCGGCGCGGACCCGTGGCGAGAAGTCCAGGAGCTGGTGACCCTGGTCGCCAAGGCCCTGGAGCTACCCACCCCCGCCCCCTTCACCGCCGAGACACTCCTCTCCCCCGTCCCTCGCAACGACAACGACGACGGCGACACGCGGGCCTCCATCCTCCCCAGCGCCGTGCTCGGCCTGTATCCACTGTCCAACCAGAGCCTCGTGGACGACATGCGCGCCCTCGTGGACGGAGAGCCCATCTCCGGTCCCCTGGAGAGCTTCCTGCGCGTGGACGTGTCCCTCGGACAGTCCGCCCACTCCGGTGGCGGTGAACGGAACCTGGAGGGACTCAAGCGCGCCGCCGAGGAGCGCCTCGTCTCCATCGCCGACCCCTGCCAGGCCCGCGCGGTGCGACTGGCGCGCAGCAGCCGAGGACTCGTCATCCACGGCCCTCCCGGCACAGGGAAATCACAGACCATCGCCAACGCCATCGGCGACCACCTCGCGCGCGGAGAGCGCGTGCTGTTCGTCTGCGACAAGCGCACCGCGCTCGACGTCGTGAAACACCGGCTGGACCACATGGGTCTCGGCACCCTGTGCGCCGTCGTCCATGACGCCCAGCGGGACCAGCGTGACTTGTACATGGGCATCCGCGAGCAGCTCGACACGCTGCCCGAGGCCCGCACGAACGCCGCCATCACCAAGGAGCTCGCTCGCGTCGACGACGAACTCCAGACGCTCCACGACGAGCTCACCACCGCCGAGCGCGCCCTCTCCGAGCGCCCCGCCGGCGACACCGAGCCGTCCTTCCATGAGCTCGTCGGTCAATGGCTCTCGCTCGATGCGCCCGCCGAGCTCGCCCCCTCCACGGCATCTCTCGCCTCCGCGCGCCTGGCCGAGGTCACCCCTCGTGAGCGAGAGACTCGCGAGGTCCTGGAGCGCGCGCTCAAGGAGGGCTACCCGGACAATCCCTGGCGGGAGTCGCTGGGGGTGGACCTGTCCACCTATCTGGCCACACCCCTCGGCACATACCGCGAGCGGCTGAGCACCGCCGTCGACGCGGCCCGAGAGGCGGATGCCGTCGCCTCACCCGACATCCCCACCTTCGGCGCGGAACCCGAAGCCGAAGGCGCCGCACGGGCCACCTTCGCGGAGCAACTCGCCTCCGTGCTCGAGACAACGAGCCCCGAGTCCCTCGCGCGCTGGGGCTCGGCCTCCGTGGACTCCGTGCGGACCGCGAAGGCACAACTCGAGAGCCTCGCGCCGCAGGTGAAGGTGCTCTCCGAAGGGCCTCTCGACACGGAGCTCGCGCTGATTCACCGCGAGCAGCCCCAGGCCCTGGGCGCACTGTCCACCGCGCTCGCCGCGCTGAGCGCGTATCTGGGCATCGCCAGCAAGTGGTACGCCTTCTTCTGCTTCGCGCGGAAGGCAGGCGCTCGCAAGGTGCTCCAGCAGTTCGGCCTCACGCTGGGCGCACTCACCGCCGAGCGCGTCAGCCGCTTCCTCACGGGGGCTCGTGCACGCGCGCTCCTCGGTGAGTTCCACCGCTCCGCCCTGGTTCCTGGCGCCGCCTCGAACACGAGCCTCCCCGACGAGACGCTCTCCCGAGACTTGCGAGCCCATGGCGCCCTCTTCGAGTTGCTCGACACACTTCACGGCACACCCCTGCTCGCCTCGTGCCGCGAGGCCGTGCGCGCTGCCTTGATGGGTGACGCCGCCGCTCGCACCGCGCTGCTCTCGGGACTGCGCCAGTCTCCCACACGAGGCTCGGCGGTGGCTCGGCTGGAGAAGCAGCTCACGGCGACAGGACTGTTCTCCACGCCTTGGCTCGACCTGCGCTCACGCGAGCTGCGCGCCGGAGGGAAGCTGTCCCCGGTGGCGACCTCGCTCCAGTCGCGGCTGTCGACCGTGGAGGGGCTGCTGCGCATGCGCGTGCTGCTGTCCGGCATGCCCTCGGCGCTCGCCACGGCGGTGGAGGCACTGGCTCGACAAGGCGTGGATGTGGAGACGGGCTGGACGACGGTGCTCAAGTCCACGCTCGCCGCAGAGGTCTCCTCGCGCCTGCGTGAGAACCCCGCCCTCCAGCACATCGACGCGGACCGCACCCAGTCCACCCAGTCCCGCTACCGGGTGCTCGAGGAGAAGAAGCGCTCCCTGGTGCGCGACGCCATCCTCCACCGCTGGACGCAACGTCAGCGCGAGCGGCTGCTCGCGGGCACCGGAGGCCGGCTCAACAGCCAGGGCGCGGAGCTGCGCCGCCGCCTCATGCTCCGAGGCGAGCGCGCCATGCGCGTGCGTCAGGTCATCGCCACCGGACTGGAGCAGGAAGGCGGAGACCCGCTCTTCGACGCCCGGCCCGTGTGGATGGCCAGTCCGCAAACCGTGGCGCAGATCTTCCCGCGCCGCCCCATCTTCGACGTCGTCATCTTCGACGAGTCCTCCCAGTGCCGGCTCGAGGAAGCCTTGCCCGTCCTCACCCGCGCCCGCCGCGTCGTCATCGCGGGAGACCCGAAGCAGCTCCCTCCTACCCGCTTCTTCGAGTCCGCCGTCGTCCAGAGCCAGGAAGTGGAGTCAGACACGGAACAGGGTCTCTTCGAGGACCAGCAGTCGGAAGTCGAGGACCTGCTGTCCGCCGCGCTCAACCTGGACATCGACCAGTGCTACCTGGACGTCCACTACCGCTCGCAGAACGCGGACCTCATCGCCTTCAGCAACGAGCACTTCTACGACAAGCGGCTCCAGGCCATCCCCGCGCATCCCTCGCACCGGGCTCCCCACGCGCCCCTGAGCCTGAGGCCCGTGGGTGGCACCTATGAGAAGCGGGTGAATGTCATCGAGGCCCGCGCCGTGGGCCAGCTCGTGAAGGAGCTGCTCGCGCGCGCCGAGCCACCTTCCATCGGCATCGCCTGCTTCAACCTCTCGCAGCGAGACGCCATCACCGACGTCCTCGACGAGATGGCCGCCGAGGACTCCGCCTTCGCCACCCGGCTCGCCGCCGCGCGCACCCGCCGCGGCGCGGGCTCCTTCGAGGGCCTCTTCGTCAAGAACCTGGAGAACGTCCAGGGCGACGAGCGAGACCACCTCATCATCAGCACCACCTACGGCCCCGACCGCCAAGGTCGCTTCTACCGGCGCTTCGGCCCGCTCGGCAGCGCGGGCGGAGGACGGCGCCTCAACGTGCTCGTCACCCGCGCACGGCAGCAGGTGCACCTGGTCACCTCGATTCCCCGCGACGTGTACACGGCCCTGCCTCCCGTGGAGTCCGGACGTCAGCCCAACGGCGGCTGGCTCCTCTTCGCCTATCTCCAGTTCGCCGAGAACCTCGCGCAGCTCCACGCCGAAGCCACGCGCGAGCCGAGCGCGCAGATTCAACCCACCTCCCGAGAGGTCATCGTCCGCGAGCGGGAGACCGAGGCGGGCTCCACGTTCGCCCGCGCGCTGGCCCAGCACCTCGCTCAGCGGCACCAGCTCTCGTCCGATGTCCACTGGGGCAACGACGGGTTCTGCGTGGACATCGCCCTGCAACACCCCACCTCCCCCGGTGACGTCACCGTGGGCCTGCTGTGCGACGGCACTCGCTACCCGAAGGCCGTGGACCGCGTGGAGTGGGACCTGTTCCGCTCCGCCGTGCTGGAGGGACAGGGCTGGAAGCTCGTGCGCCTCTGGACGCCCCACTTCTTCAGGGACCCGGAGGGCGCCACCACCCAGGTCCTCCAGACGGTGGGAGACCTGCTCATGCGTCAGGCAGCGCCTCCTCAGGACACGGACGCATCCAAGCCACGCGTCATGCACTGA